A segment of the Lolium perenne isolate Kyuss_39 chromosome 3, Kyuss_2.0, whole genome shotgun sequence genome:
TTGGAATTCCGATACATTATCGAAGGCTCACAAATGCTAAATGGAAACATGTCGACGAAAGACTACAAAAGTGTTTAAGTGGTTAGAAAGGAAAATTACTATCTATGAAAGAAAGATCGgtcctcattaattcggtactaactaatatggtactgtatatgatttcctTCTAGTTACCCAAAAGAGTTTGGACCAACTAGATTATTTATGATCAATATTGTTTTGGCAAGGAGATAGTGAGAAAAACAAATAACGAGTACCTAAGTGGAATGGGAGGGGGGCTTCGGATTCATGACCTTGAGGTCAAGAACAGAACCCTCTTTGCTAAATGGCTCTTCAAGCTTCTTACTGAACATGGGGTCTGACAAACTCTTATTAAAAGAAAGTACATAGGCTCAAGTGCATTGTCTCGGATTTATTAGAAACCCAGAGATTCACAATTTTGGGCTGGTCTAATGTCGACAAAGAAATACTTCTTTCCATATGGTTCTTTGTCTATTAGGACACTTTTGGGTAATAATAAGGATACCGAACTCATGTGATGCTACTTAAAAAAAGCGCAACGCTCCGGTCATCATACGACTAGAATGTGATATGGCATAGATCGGAAATAAGGTTCTGAGAGAATAAGTGGCTAGTTCTATCTAACAAACAAGCAAACTGCGAAAATAGGGTAAATCCGTGTTTAGTATCTTATACTAGGTGGAATATTAGGGTAGAAGTTCCACCTTAATGGGCAATGAGTAGTACTAGTATGTGTAGCAAGTGCATAACTAACTAGAATTCACTCCGACGGGTCCAATGATTCCCGATGCATTTTTCTCTTTAAATTAGGTGTCTGTGTACAGGATCTTCAGACAGGAGGGGATACAAGGTCGGAAGATTCTCATTCAGAGAAAACAAAGATCGGATGATTCTAAGCAGAGTGTCAATGACAAGCTCACCTACCAAAATGGACAACATATTCCACAGCAGACGCACGCATGACGCCGATGTCCATGCGTGTGCTGTGACAACGAAATATACGACCGAACTCCAATCGCACTCGGCCGGCTCGATCGATCACCAATCAGACGTTCTGTGTGACGCCGCTGGGCGCTGTGCTATGGTGGGTGCCTTCGTTGTCGGAGTACCATCCGTGCTTGGAGGAGTCGTACTTCTCGCCGTCGCCCCAGAGCGCGTATGCTTCCTCGCCGTGCACGGCGTCGTCTCCGATGGCGAGCTCCTCCTCAGGCATCCGCAGCGGCACGATGAGTCCTACGACGAGGCAGATGATGCTGGTGGCCACCACGTTCCAGCCGATGATGAAGAGCGCGCCCACAATCTGCTTCAGGAGCTGCATGCCGCCACTGCCGCCGTAGAATGCGCCGCGGGAGTTTGTCACCGGCACGAACAGGCTGCAGAGCACCGGTTCCGCGAAAAGCCCCGTGGTTGCGCCGCCGAGGAAGCCAGCGACCGCGTGGGTGTGGAACACGCCTAGGGTGTCGTCCACGTGCTGCAGAATCTTGGAGCGCTTGTGCACGACCATCATGGTGAACCAGGGGATGCTGCCGGACAGGATGCCCATAACGATTGCCGCCCACCCCTGCACCAGACCGGCGCCGGGCGTGATGCAGACGAGGCCCGTGATCATGCCCTGCACGGCGCCGATGACGGAGGGTTTCTTGAAGAAGATGACGTCGAGGCAGGTCCAGACCAGGAGGCTGGTCGCGGCGCAGATGTTGGTGTTGAGCACGGCCAGGGAAGAGTCGATGTTGGCGGAGTAAGGGTCGCCGCCGTTGAAGCCGGCCCAGCCCATCCAGAGCAGCCCGGCGCCTGTGAGCATGAGAAGCACGTTGTTGGGTGGGAACCTCTCCCTGTCCTTGGTGGACCTCGGCCCGACCCAGTACGCGGCGGTGAAACCGGCGATCCCGGAGGAGAGGTGGATGACGTAGCCACCGGAGTAGTCCATGACACCCCAGTGGAAGAGGAAGCCGCCGCCCCAGAGGGAGAAGGCACCGACGGTGTAGGAAAATGTGAGCCAGAGCGGGACGAAGATCATCCAGGCTCTGA
Coding sequences within it:
- the LOC127338661 gene encoding ammonium transporter 3 member 1, giving the protein MAYNMSIGYMPSGAAVPDWLNKGDNAWQMISATLVGMQSMPGLVILYGSIVKKKWAVNSAFMALYAFAAVWLCWVTWAYNMSFGHKLLPFWGKARPALGQKFLIAQAVLPQTTHFLNDGVTVETAWINPAYPMASMVYFQCVFAAITLILLAGSLLGRMNIRAWMIFVPLWLTFSYTVGAFSLWGGGFLFHWGVMDYSGGYVIHLSSGIAGFTAAYWVGPRSTKDRERFPPNNVLLMLTGAGLLWMGWAGFNGGDPYSANIDSSLAVLNTNICAATSLLVWTCLDVIFFKKPSVIGAVQGMITGLVCITPGAGLVQGWAAIVMGILSGSIPWFTMMVVHKRSKILQHVDDTLGVFHTHAVAGFLGGATTGLFAEPVLCSLFVPVTNSRGAFYGGSGGMQLLKQIVGALFIIGWNVVATSIICLVVGLIVPLRMPEEELAIGDDAVHGEEAYALWGDGEKYDSSKHGWYSDNEGTHHSTAPSGVTQNV